The genomic DNA CGCCTTGCGCGGGATCTCGCTCATCGCGTCGTGCCGGCCCGGTGTCTGCTCATGCGTTCATTGTCACGCACGGGCACCGAGGATGTTGCGACCACTGGTGATACGACACGTGCCCGTGGGGCATCGACACGACCTGCCCGACGCCGAGGGGCGCCGGCGTCCCGATCAGCTCGCCCCGGACGATGAGCGCGACGAGCCCGGCCGCCAGGCTCCCGAGCCCGGGCTGCGGGTCGGCGGCGACCGGGGCGCGTAGCAGAGCGGCGCCGAGCGCGGCTCGCCCCGGGTCGCGGTCGGCGCGGTACAGCTCGAGGCACTGAGCGCACGGGCCGTGGCCCGGTCGCAGCACCGGCCCGACCGCGATGCGGTCTCCGTGGGTGACGACCGGCACGACGGGGACGCCGAGCGCGGCCCAGCTCTCGGCGCGGGCCACGTCCGCGACCTCGGCGCTGACGCACACGGCGAGGTCGGGAGCGGCGTACGAGGTCGGCACGACGGGTGGTCGAACCGCCGTCGGTGCGTCGCGGACCACCTCGCCACCGGACGACGCGACGACTGCGGCGACGGTCTCGCGCAGCGAGCCGTAACCGGTCACCGAGACCGTGCCCGTGAGGACCTCGGACCCGGCCGCCTGCTCGGCGGCACTGGCCAGCAGCCGCAGCGCTGCGGCAGCCTCCGGGCGGGTGGTCCGACCGGACGACACGGCCCGCAGCGCGCTGCTGGTGGTGGAGCCGAGCTCGACGAGGACGCGGCGGTCGGGCGGCTCCAGGCCGGCGACGATGACCGACCGCAGGCGGGCGAGGCTGACGTGCACAGCGCCGGGGGCGTGCGGCGAGGCGCGCAGGATCACGGCGGACCGGGAATCGGTGGGGGACATGGGCCACCTCCAGGGTGTGGGCTGCCCGCACTCTTGCAGGGGAACGCGACCGGCATGATCGGTCGTCCACAGGGGCGGACGAGAGGGGACCTGATCGTGGGAGCAGGGATCGCGCTGGTGGTGCTGGTCGCCGCACCACTCGTGGCGCTGTGGTGGCGTCGCCGGGTGCGGGCCGGGAGCGTCGACGAGTACTTCGCCGACCTCGTACCTGGCCTGCTCCCGGTGCACGGGCAGCCCGCACGGCGGCAGCACGGGCGACGCGCGCGGCAGATGGTCCAGGACGCGGCCGTGCGGTTCGACTCGCCGCAGGTCCGACCCGCCAGCGTGGGCGTTCTCACCCGACGTCGTACGCAGGCCCCTGACCTCGGCGCGGCGTTCGTCGACCTCGCGATCCGCGGTCACTTCAGGATCAGACGTCCGCACCGGCGTGAGGCGTTCGCGCCCGGCGACTGGGTGCTCGACCCGACCGGCACGACGGCGCAGTGGTCCTCGCTCTCACCCGCTGAGCGGGGCGTCCTGCGGGCGCTGTTCCCCATCGACGTCCCGGTGACGATCGCTCAGCGCAAGGACTGGTTGCGCACCGCCCTCCAGGGCCTGCGCACCGAGCTCGACCAGCAGGCTCGAGACCTGCGCTGGCTGTCCGGCCGGCCGCTGCTGCTCAGCCTGGGCGTCGTCCTCGCACTGGGGGTGCTCGCAGCCGCCGCCCTCACGTTCGGCGACCACGTGACGCTGGCCGGAGTCCCTCCGCTGCTCGGCTCCCTCGCGACGATCAGCGTGCTCGTGTCGATGGTCGTCATCGCCCTCACCGCGACACCGCGTCGTACGGCCGAGGGCACGGCGCTCGCGGTCCAGATCAGCGGGTTCGGCCGTTTCCTGCAGGTGGCCGAGGCGCGCCGGATCAGGTTCGAGGAGGCCGCCGGTCTGTTCAGCCGGGGCCTGCCCTGGGCGGTCGCGCTCGGGCTGACCGAGCACTGGTGCCGGGTGTTCCGCGACGTTCTCGTCGCCGCGCAGCACAGCGGCTACGCCGTCGGCGACACCGGCATCACCCATCTCGACCTCGGCTGGACCGACGGGATCGACGTGCTCGACGGCATCCCGGACGCGTTCGACGCGTTCGCCGACTCGGTCGAGTCGCTGGTCGACGACGTCACCGGCGACGTCGGTGACCTGGCGTCGAGCGCGGACGGCGGCGACTCGGGCGGCAGTGACTCCGGCGGAGGCGACTCGGGAGGGGGAGGTGACTCCGGCGGCGGAGGAGACTCGGGCGGCGGAGGAGGAGACTGAACCGCCCGGCAGCTAGCGTTCGGCGCATGACTGACGCTCTCTGGTGGGACCTTCCCCTCGATGACCTGCGTGCCGAACGCCGTGAGATCGACGGCCGCCACCTCGCGGTCGTCACGCTCGACCTGCCCGACAAGCGCAACGCGATGTCCGACGCGATGACCGACTCCTGGGTGCGGCTGATGGACGCGCTCTCCGCAGACACCGAGCTCGCCGCGGTCGTGGTGACCGGTGCGGGTCCGGCGTTCTGCGCAGGCGGAAACCTGGACTGGATCGTCGCCGACAAGGGCTCTTCGGTGGCCGACCTGCGTCGGCGGATGCTGGCGTTCTACCGGTCGTGGCTGTCGATCCGTGCGCTGGAGGTGCCGACGATCGCCGCGGTCAACGGGCACGCCATCGGCGCCGGGCTCGCCGTCGCGCTGGCCTGCGACATCCGCTACGTCGCGCAGGAGGCCAGGCTCGGTGTGCCGTTCACCCACCTCGGCCTGCACCCCGGTATGGCCAGTACCTGGTCGTTACCCGACGTCGCCGGCCTGGCCGTGGCCCGCGACCTGCTCCTGACCGGCCGGGTGATCGACGGCGACGAGGCCGTACGCCTGGGGCTGGCCTCCCGCGCGCTCCCGTCCGCGCAGGTGCTCGACGAAGCGCTCGGCGCCGGCGAGCGCATCGCGCGGAGCGCGCCCATCGCCTCTCGGCTGACCACGCTCGCGCTGCGCGACGGCGGTCATGCAGGCCCCGAGGAGGCCCTGCAGTGGGAAGCCCTCGCGCAGGCCGTCACGCTCACCACCGACGACGTGCACGAAGGCATCGCAGCCGCCGCTCAGAAGCGCCCGGCGCGGTTCGTGGGGCGTTGACCTGCACTGATGTCGGCTCGTCCCGGTCCGGCCTGCGGGACTTTGTCAGGGTCGTCACCTAGGTTGTCGGGTATGGGCGAGCAGCCGCTGACGGTCCGCTCCGCCACCGAGCCGGTGGTGGAGATCCGCCGCAGTGCCCGTCGTCGGCGTACGGTCAGCGCCTATCGCGACGGTGATCGCATCATCGTCCTCGTCCCTGCCCGGCTGAGCAAGGCCCGTGAGGCGACGCTGGTCGCCGAGATGGTCGACAAGGTGCAGGCGCGCGACCGCCGGCTGCGCCCGAGCGACACCCAGCTGGCGGCGCGAGCCGCCGACCTGTCCGCGAGATATCTGGGCGGGCTCGCCCGTCCGGCGTCGGTGCGCTGGGTCAGCAACCAGCGTTCGCGGTGGGGCTCGTGCACCCCGCTCGACGGCACGATCCGGCTGTCCGACCGGTTGCAGGGCATGCCCGAGTGGGTCGTCGACTACGTCCTGCTCCACGAGCTCGCTCACCTGCTCCAGCCAGGCCACGGCAAGTCGTTCTGGTCGTTGCTGAGCGGCTATCCGCACCTGGACCGTGCGCGCGGGTTCCTCGAGGGTGTGGCCCACGCTGACGGCTCCGCGTCCGAGCCGGACGTCGACGAGACCGACGAGGCCGAGGACGACACCGGCGTCGGCTGACCCTGGCCGCGCCGTCGGCGGAGTGCCACGATGACGTGAGACGGGCGTACGCCGCCGGCACCGCCGGCGTTCCACGGGAGTCGACATGGGCGCGTTGCTGGTCTACCTCGCGATCTGCGTGCTGCCGGGCCTCGCGCTCCTGGCCCTCGAGCGCTCGACCCAGCCGGCGCGCGTGCACCGGCTCGAGGCCGTCATGCTGGCGTACGACGACACGCTGCGTGCATGCTGCGTCCAGCTCGGCCTGCCGGCGCCCCCGCATCGTCGGCGGCAGATGCAGGGCCTGGAACGGCTGCAGGTCGAGGCAGAGCTGGCGCAGGCCGGGCTGCGCTGGTGAGGGTCAGCCGAACGTGTTGCGTGCGGCAGTGACCAGCTCGCCCATGTCGGGGTCGGTGAGCTCGGGCAGGGCGTCGACCGGCCACCACTGCAGGTCGTCGGACTCGTCGGACATGACCGGCTGAGCCCCCGGCTCAGTGCGCGCGGCGAACCTCAGGTCGAGGTGAGCGCGGCAGCGCCCGAACGCCGAAGGCAGGGCGTGCTCGTGCAGCTGGACGAGGTGCGGGGCCAGGGTGAGGCCCGCGATGCCGGTCTCCTCACGGGCCTCGCGGGTCGCGGCGGCGAGCACGTCGACGTCACCCGGCTCGAGGTGACCGCCGACCTGAACCCAGATGCCGGCCTTCTTGTGCAGCGTCAGCAGCACGCGCTCGAGCGAGGCGTCCAGCACCATCGTGCTGGCGGTGAAGTGCTCGGCCGGGCCGTCACGCCACGTCGCACCGGTGTGGGCGCGTTCGTGCGCGACGAACCGGTCGCGCAGGCGCTGCTGCTCGGCGTCCGGTGGCGTCCACTCGCCGAGGAGGCGGGCGACGTCGGCGTCGAGGGCCACGTACGCCGCAGGCACCTCGGGCGCGGTCGTCACTCCGACGTCCGGGACGACGACTCGTCGTCGCCGTCGTCGGTGGGTGTGTCGTTGTCCATCTCGGCGCGTCCCTGGGCGAGCAGCTTGTCGAGCTCGTCATCCAAGGCGTCGCGCTCGGGCGCGGCCGGGGCGCTGCCCGTGCGTCGTTCGACGTAGGCGAGCGGGTCGTCCAGGTCGGCTCCGGAGGGCGCGAAGTCGGGGTGCTCCCAGGCCGTGTCGCGCGCTTGGGCACCGCCCGCCTCCTCCAACGCCGCCCACAGGTTGGCGGCGTCGCGCAGTCGTCGCGGACGCAGCTCCAGGCCGACGAGCGAGCTGAAGACCCGCTCGGCGGGCCCGCCCGAGGCGCGGCGGCGGCGTACGGCCTCGGACAGCGCGGCGACGTGGGGGAGGTGCGGTGTCGTGGCGCGCTCACTGACGACGTCGACCCAGCCCTCGACGAGGGCGAGCGTGGTCTCGATGCGCTGCACTGCGCGCTGCTGCGCCTCGCTCGGCTCAGGGGTGAACAGCGAGCCCTGCAACGCCGACTGCATCGCGGCCGGGTCGGAGGTGTCGGCCTCGCGCAGCGCTTCCTCGATGCGGTCGGTGTCGATGCTGATGTCACCGGCGTAGGACTGCACGGCCGCGATCAGCGCGGGGGCCACCCAGGAGACCTCGTCGAACAGGCGAGCCCGCGCAGCCTCACGCACGGCGAGGTAGAGGTGCACCTCGCCGGGCTCGATGCCGAGGCCCTCGGCAAAGGCGGCGACGTTGGCGGGCAGCACGACGATCGGGTTGCCCTCGACCAGCGGCAGGCCGACCTCGGTGCCGGTGACCAGCTCGCTGGCGAGCGCTCCGACCGCCTGACCGACCTGCATCCCGAACATCGCACTGCTCATGCGCGCGACCATCGGCTCCATCTGGCCGACGAGCGCTGACGCGTCGACACCCGGAGGCAGGCCCAGCTCGGACGCGAGGTCGGCCTCGCCGAGCTGACCGAGCTGCTGCTGCATGGCGGTCTTGATGGCACCGCCCACTCCGACGGCGACGGGCTCGACGAGCCGACGCCACACCGGCATGGTCTGCTCGACCCACTCCGCACGCGACCAGGCGCGCGCACCGGCCGTCGGGGCCTGCAGGTCGGTGACCTCGTCGAGCCACAGGTTGGCGACCTGCACGACCTGCTCGACATCGCGGCTGGTCGTGCTGCTGACACTGGAGTCGCCGGCGGCCGAGACGGTCTTGCGGGCTGCGTCGGTGGCGAGCTGCACGTTGAACGAGCCATCGGCCGGACCCGACATCATCGCCTGGACCTGCGCCTGCACCATCTGCAGCATCGCGGGGTCGAGGTCCTGAACACCCATCTGCATGAGGGCGTCGGCCAGCTCGGGGTTGGACGACAGGTCGCCGCCCGTGAGCGCTCGCAGGATCTCGGCGAGGTCGGGCTGGTCGTCGTCGCCGGGGCCGCTCGGCTGCAGGTGCGGGGTGTCGGACACGATGGGGCTCCTCGGACGTCGGGTGTGAGTCGTCGCGCGCTGTTGCGTCGGTGAGAGGATGACGTCTCTTCCCAGACAACCACGAGGGGGCCGTAGTGAGTTCCTCAGGGCGGCGTGTTCGCTCTCGGCGGACCAGCCCCGTGGTGGTCACCCACGCCGGTACGCCGGCGGGTGCGGCGGTCGTGCGCGCTCTCGTCTCGGGCGCGGCCGGTGCGCCAACCCCGGTGGTCGCGCTCGCGTCATCGGAGCGCCCGGCGCCCGACGACCTGCCCGGCGATCTGGTCCGGCTCGTCGAGGACGCCGACCTGGTCGTGCCGACCGTCGCCGACCACCTCAGCGGAGCTCGGGCGGTGGTCCACGTCCTCGCGCCTGACGACCTCGCCGGCGAGCTCGCCGACCACGGCCGCCGCGAGCGGCTGACCCGAGAGATCCAGACGCTGGTGCTCGCCGGGGCCGCCACCGGCGTACGGCACCTCGTGCTGGTGACCAGCGCGATGGTCTGCGGCGCGAGCGCCGACAACGACCTGCCGTTGCCCGAGGACGCCGTGCGCGCTGCAGGCTCCGCGTCGGGCCTGGTCGCCGACCTGGTCGCTGCCGAGGAGGCGCTCGAGAGCGCCGCAGCGATCCACCCGGGCCTCACCACCACGATCGTGCGTCCGGCCACCCTCGTCGGCGGCACCGACACGATCATCACCCGGCACGTCGCCGCGCCCAGGTTGTTGCGGCTGAAGGACTCGGCTCCGGCATGGCAGCTGTGCCATGTCGACGACCTGGGCGCCGCGATCTCGTACGTCGTCTCCGCGCAGCTGGCACCGGTCGTCACCGTCGGGTGCGAGGGATGGCTGGACCAGGACCGTTTCGAAGAGCTCACCGCCCTGCGCACGGTCGAGCTCAGTACGGCCGCGGCGACGGGTATCGCCCACCGGCTGCACCGCATCGGCTCGCTGCCGTCACCGGCCACCGACCTCAGCTACGTCGCGCAGCCGTGGGCGGTCGGCAGCTCGCGGCTGCGCGCGGAGGGCTGGCGGCCGGCGTACGACAACAGCACCTGCGTCGAGGTGCTGCTCGACGACGCGCGGGCGCACCGCATGGGGGCAACACGCAGGTTCGACCGCAAGGATGGGGCGGCGATCGGAGCCGCCAGTGCCGCCGTGGCCGTCGGCGCGACGGCCGCGATCATGCGCAGACGTCGGAAGAAGGGCAGTACGTGAGTCAGCAGGTCTCCGCCGAGCGCGATCCGCGCATCCGGCTCCTGGACGTCGTCGACCGGCCGTTGTCGGTCGACGAGGCACTCGACGCCGTCCGTGACCCGGCAGCAGGCGGCATCGCGCTCTTCGTCGGTGTCGTGCGCGAGCAGGACCACGACAAGCCGGTCGCCGCGCTCGACTACTCCTCGCACCCCACGGCCGTGGCGGCCCTGGAGGCTGCCGCCGATCAGGTGCTGCGCGACGACGTCGTCGGGCTCGCCGCGGTCCACCGCACAGGGCACCTCGCGATCGGCGAGACGGCGGTGGTCGTGGCCGTGAGCGCTGCGCATCGCGGGCCCGCCCTCGAGGTGTGCCGCGACATGATCGACACTCTCAAGCGCACGGTGCCGATCTGGAAGCACCAGCAGTTCAGTGACGGGAGCGATGAGTGGGTGGGACTGCCATGAGTACGCCGCAGACGAGCGTGCCGCAGGCACCGCAGCGACCGGGCGGCCTGTCCCGTCGTACGACGTGGCTGCTCGTGGTCGTGCTGCTGGCGGTGGTCATCGGGGCGATCGGTCAGCTGGTCAAGATGCCGTACGCGATCTTCAGCCCCGGCCCGGCCCAGGACACCCTCGGCAAGACCGACAACCGCGACATCATCGCCATCAGCGGCACCCAGACCTACCCGACGTCGGGCCGTCTGGACTTCACGACCGTCTCGCTCTACGGCGGCCCCAACTACCCCGTCACGTTCTGGCAGTGGCTGCGAGCCAAGACCGACAGCGACAGCAAGATCGTGCCCGAGGAGCAGGTGTTCCCCAAGGGCGTCACCGGCAAGCAGGTCGAGCAGGAGAACACCGCCGAGATGGTCGGCTCGCAGGAGGCCGCCGAGGTCGTCGGGCTGCGCGCCGCCGGCAAGAAGGTCGGTGAGACCGTGACGGTCGGGGCGATCGGCAAGGGCCGGCCCGCCGAGGGCAGGCTCAAGGTCGGCGACCGGATCGAGACCATCAACGGCGGTCCGGCGACCACGCTGTCCGCCGTCCACGACCGGATGGACGTTGTCACGCCCGGCTCGCCCGTGCAGATCGTGGTCACGCGAGCGGGCGCACGTCAGACGGTGAGCGTGCCGACCGCCAAGGACCCCGAGACCGGGCGCGCGGTCATCGGCATCTCGCTCGCGCCCAAGTACACGT from Luteipulveratus halotolerans includes the following:
- a CDS encoding TOMM precursor leader peptide-binding protein, which gives rise to MSPTDSRSAVILRASPHAPGAVHVSLARLRSVIVAGLEPPDRRVLVELGSTTSSALRAVSSGRTTRPEAAAALRLLASAAEQAAGSEVLTGTVSVTGYGSLRETVAAVVASSGGEVVRDAPTAVRPPVVPTSYAAPDLAVCVSAEVADVARAESWAALGVPVVPVVTHGDRIAVGPVLRPGHGPCAQCLELYRADRDPGRAALGAALLRAPVAADPQPGLGSLAAGLVALIVRGELIGTPAPLGVGQVVSMPHGHVSYHQWSQHPRCPCVTMNA
- a CDS encoding DUF2207 family protein, whose protein sequence is MGAGIALVVLVAAPLVALWWRRRVRAGSVDEYFADLVPGLLPVHGQPARRQHGRRARQMVQDAAVRFDSPQVRPASVGVLTRRRTQAPDLGAAFVDLAIRGHFRIRRPHRREAFAPGDWVLDPTGTTAQWSSLSPAERGVLRALFPIDVPVTIAQRKDWLRTALQGLRTELDQQARDLRWLSGRPLLLSLGVVLALGVLAAAALTFGDHVTLAGVPPLLGSLATISVLVSMVVIALTATPRRTAEGTALAVQISGFGRFLQVAEARRIRFEEAAGLFSRGLPWAVALGLTEHWCRVFRDVLVAAQHSGYAVGDTGITHLDLGWTDGIDVLDGIPDAFDAFADSVESLVDDVTGDVGDLASSADGGDSGGSDSGGGDSGGGGDSGGGGDSGGGGGD
- a CDS encoding enoyl-CoA hydratase/isomerase family protein, with product MTDALWWDLPLDDLRAERREIDGRHLAVVTLDLPDKRNAMSDAMTDSWVRLMDALSADTELAAVVVTGAGPAFCAGGNLDWIVADKGSSVADLRRRMLAFYRSWLSIRALEVPTIAAVNGHAIGAGLAVALACDIRYVAQEARLGVPFTHLGLHPGMASTWSLPDVAGLAVARDLLLTGRVIDGDEAVRLGLASRALPSAQVLDEALGAGERIARSAPIASRLTTLALRDGGHAGPEEALQWEALAQAVTLTTDDVHEGIAAAAQKRPARFVGR
- a CDS encoding M48 metallopeptidase family protein: MGEQPLTVRSATEPVVEIRRSARRRRTVSAYRDGDRIIVLVPARLSKAREATLVAEMVDKVQARDRRLRPSDTQLAARAADLSARYLGGLARPASVRWVSNQRSRWGSCTPLDGTIRLSDRLQGMPEWVVDYVLLHELAHLLQPGHGKSFWSLLSGYPHLDRARGFLEGVAHADGSASEPDVDETDEAEDDTGVG
- a CDS encoding NUDIX hydrolase, whose product is MTTAPEVPAAYVALDADVARLLGEWTPPDAEQQRLRDRFVAHERAHTGATWRDGPAEHFTASTMVLDASLERVLLTLHKKAGIWVQVGGHLEPGDVDVLAAATREAREETGIAGLTLAPHLVQLHEHALPSAFGRCRAHLDLRFAARTEPGAQPVMSDESDDLQWWPVDALPELTDPDMGELVTAARNTFG
- a CDS encoding zinc-dependent metalloprotease, producing the protein MSDTPHLQPSGPGDDDQPDLAEILRALTGGDLSSNPELADALMQMGVQDLDPAMLQMVQAQVQAMMSGPADGSFNVQLATDAARKTVSAAGDSSVSSTTSRDVEQVVQVANLWLDEVTDLQAPTAGARAWSRAEWVEQTMPVWRRLVEPVAVGVGGAIKTAMQQQLGQLGEADLASELGLPPGVDASALVGQMEPMVARMSSAMFGMQVGQAVGALASELVTGTEVGLPLVEGNPIVVLPANVAAFAEGLGIEPGEVHLYLAVREAARARLFDEVSWVAPALIAAVQSYAGDISIDTDRIEEALREADTSDPAAMQSALQGSLFTPEPSEAQQRAVQRIETTLALVEGWVDVVSERATTPHLPHVAALSEAVRRRRASGGPAERVFSSLVGLELRPRRLRDAANLWAALEEAGGAQARDTAWEHPDFAPSGADLDDPLAYVERRTGSAPAAPERDALDDELDKLLAQGRAEMDNDTPTDDGDDESSSRTSE
- a CDS encoding NAD(P)H-binding protein; its protein translation is MVVTHAGTPAGAAVVRALVSGAAGAPTPVVALASSERPAPDDLPGDLVRLVEDADLVVPTVADHLSGARAVVHVLAPDDLAGELADHGRRERLTREIQTLVLAGAATGVRHLVLVTSAMVCGASADNDLPLPEDAVRAAGSASGLVADLVAAEEALESAAAIHPGLTTTIVRPATLVGGTDTIITRHVAAPRLLRLKDSAPAWQLCHVDDLGAAISYVVSAQLAPVVTVGCEGWLDQDRFEELTALRTVELSTAAATGIAHRLHRIGSLPSPATDLSYVAQPWAVGSSRLRAEGWRPAYDNSTCVEVLLDDARAHRMGATRRFDRKDGAAIGAASAAVAVGATAAIMRRRRKKGST
- a CDS encoding molybdopterin synthase catalytic subunit, with the translated sequence MSQQVSAERDPRIRLLDVVDRPLSVDEALDAVRDPAAGGIALFVGVVREQDHDKPVAALDYSSHPTAVAALEAAADQVLRDDVVGLAAVHRTGHLAIGETAVVVAVSAAHRGPALEVCRDMIDTLKRTVPIWKHQQFSDGSDEWVGLP
- a CDS encoding YlbL family protein, which produces MSTPQTSVPQAPQRPGGLSRRTTWLLVVVLLAVVIGAIGQLVKMPYAIFSPGPAQDTLGKTDNRDIIAISGTQTYPTSGRLDFTTVSLYGGPNYPVTFWQWLRAKTDSDSKIVPEEQVFPKGVTGKQVEQENTAEMVGSQEAAEVVGLRAAGKKVGETVTVGAIGKGRPAEGRLKVGDRIETINGGPATTLSAVHDRMDVVTPGSPVQIVVTRAGARQTVSVPTAKDPETGRAVIGISLAPKYTFPFKVAVNAGDVGGPSAGLMFSLAIYDKITPGPLTGGKEFAGTGTIDTEGTVGPIGGIQQKMVGARDDGVDYFLAPASNCGDVKGHVPDGLTVVKVGTFDEARTAIEKVAKGQTSGLPSCG